TCGGCCCTCGACCCCGAGCTCGTCGGCGACGTCCTCGACGTGATGCGTGACCTCGCCGAGTCCGGCATGACGATGATCGTCGTGACGCACGAGATGGGCTTCGCGCGCGAGGTCGGCGACAGCCTCGTCTTCATGGACGGCGGCGTGGTCGTCGAGTCGGGCCACCCGCGCGACGTCCTGACGAACCCGCAGCACGAGCGCACGCAGTCCTTCCTGTCGAAGGTGCTTTAGCTCCGCGTACGCAGCAGGAGGGGGCGGTACGGACACCATGTCCGCACCGCCCCCTCCTGTATGCGCATATGCGCGTATGCGCGTATGCGCAGGGCTACTTGACCGCGAGCACCAGCGCGTCGGAGGGCGAGCGCCAGACGGGGCGGGCCTCGCCGAACCCGGCGGCGCGCAGGGTGCGGGCGTGCCAGTCGGCCGACGGGGTCTCGCCGTCGGCGTGCTCCCCGTAGATCTCGAAGCGCTCGGCGGTGGGTCCGGCGAGTACCGGGTCCTTGGCGGCGAGGGCCCACCACTCGGCCCAGTCGAGGGCGCCGGAGGCCTTGGCGCGGTCCATCTGCGCGTGGCGGTGGGCGCGTTCGGCGGCGTTGATCCGGGGCGTGGTGTCGTCGATCATGTGGTCGGCGTTCATGAAGACGCCGCCGTCGCGGACGAGGCCGGCGATCTGTCCGTAGAGGGTGGCGAGCGGTTCGTTGTGCAGCCAGTGCAGGGCGGTGGCGGTCAGGACGGCGTCGTACGAGGTGTGCGGCAGCCGCGTGGCCCAGTGCGGGTCCTTGAGGTCGGCGGTCACGAAGGTGACGCGGTCGTCGTCCGCGAAGGTGCCCTCGGCGATGGCGAGCAGCGCGGGGTCGAGGTCGACGCCGACACTGGTGGCTCCGGGGAACCTCTTCAGGAGCCGGTCCGTAATACTTCCCGTACCGCACGCGAGGTCGAGCACGCGCGGCGTGGGCCCGGCGAAGGCCTCCACCATGTCGAGCATGACCCTCAGCCGCTCCTCGCGGTCGGGCATGTACCACTCCTGCTGCCGGTCCCAGCTGTCCTGCCAGGCGCGCCAGTCGGCGGTGACTCCGGCGGTTTCCGTAGATCCCGTCATCGAGAACCCTCCCGTACGTAATACCCTCGAAGCAAGAGCAACCATTACTCCTGTCATCGACGAAGATAGACCGCCCCGGTAAGGACTACAAGTGGAACTGGCCTATTACTCGGACTACGCCGTACGTCTGGTCAACAGCGAGGAGCCGGGTCGTGGCAAGGACTCCCTGACCACGGTCGAGGCGGTGCGCGACCTGTTCGGCGCCAACCAGTCGGCGGCCCGGCGCGCCACGGACGCCGACCTGACCCGCTTCCGCGGCGTACGGGCGCGCCTGCGCTCGGTCTTCGAGGCTGCGGACGGCGGCGACGAGACACTCGCGGTGGACCTGCTGAACTCGCTCCTCCTGGAGTTCCCGGTGAGCCCGCAGATCTCCGGACACGACCACCGGGACGACGACGACCGCCCGTTGTGGCACATGCACCTCGCGGACCACCCGTCGAACGCGACAGCGGGATACGCGGCGATCGCCGCGATGGGCCTCGCCTTCCACCTCACGGAGTACGGCGTGGACCGTCTCGGCCTGTGCGAGGCGTCGCCGTGCCGCAACGCCTACCTGGACACGTCGACGAACCGCTCCCGGCGCTACTGCTCGGACCGATGTGCGACCCGCGCGAACGTTGCCGCCTACCGCGCCCGCAAGCGCGCCGAGGCGGACCGGTCGGACAGCACGGGCCGCAGCGCCGAGAACGCCCAAGCGGCCACGGCCGCGACGGACCGCTGACGCTCGCCCTCCGCCCACGGCTTGCGGCGGCGCAGGCGCCCGCGCACCTTGGCGAGCACGAGGTCGTCGGGCACCGCCCCGTACACCTCGCTGTCGCCGCCGGCGTCGGGGTTGTCGCCGAGCACCCACCAACCCCCTTCCCGCCGCTCGGAGATCCGCTTCACCACGAGCAGATCCTGCTGGAAGGGGTGCCGCAGGATGACCACGTCCCCCGGCCGTACCCGCGCGCCGTGGTGCACGAGCATCCAGTCGCCGGGATACAGCGTGGGCACCATGGACGGCCCGTCCACCTCGATGATTTGGAACGGCACCCTGGCCTCCCGCGTCTCCTCCGCCGTCTCAGGCATCAGACATCCTCCCCGGTTCCGCCCGCCGGTCGTCCGGTCCCATCCTCCACCAGTCCCAGTCTCGCCCTGGACTTTTGTCCTAAGCCCATGGGGGCACCCGAGAAAACCCCTCTGCCACGGAGTAATGTCCCACCTGAGAAGACGATCACGAGGAAGGACAGCTACATGCTTTCCCGCCTGTTTGCCCCCAAGGTGAAGGCCAGCGCGCACTGCGACCTGCCCTGCGGCGTGTACGACCCGGCCCAGGCCCGCATCGAGGCGGAGTCGGTCAAGGCCGTCCAGGACAAGATGGCCGCCAACGACGACCCCCAGTTCCAGACGCGCGCCATCATCATCAAGGAGCAGCGCGCCGAGCTCGCCAAGCACCACGTGTCGGTGCTGTGGAGCGACTACTTCAAGCCCCCGCACTTCGAGAAGTACCCGGAGCTGAGCCAGCTGGTCAACGACACCCTGAAGGCCCTCTCGGCCGCCAAGGCGTCGAGTGACCCGGCGACGGGCCAGAAGGCTCTGGACTACATCGCCCAGATCGACAAGATCTTCTGGGAGACGAAGAAGGCCTGACGCCTTCCCGTCACCTGTCCGACAGCACCCGGCGTCCGCGCGGAGCCGGGTGCTGTCGGCGTTTTCGGGGCGCTCGGGTAGCGTCGCCCGGATGGACCACTCGCGCGCCCGCATCCTCTACGTCACCGATCTCGCGTACCCGGCCCGTGGCCGCCGGTACTGCGACGAGGACATCGCCCTCTCGGCTCGGCTGCGCGAGGAGTTCGACGTGGCGCTGTGCCATCCGCTGGACGCCGCCGCGCTGATGGACGGCTTCGACGCGGTCGTCGTGCGCAACAGCGGGCCCGTGCTGCACTACCAGGAGGCGTACGACGCGTTCCGCGAGCGGGCCCTCGCGCGCGGGGTTCGGGTCTACAACGCGCTGTCCGGGAAGGCCGACATGGCGGGCAAGGGGTATCTGCTCGATCTGACCGCCGCCGGGTATCCCGTCATCCCGACCGTCGCCCGCGCCGCCGATCTGCATCTCTTGCCCGAGGCGGACGAGTACGTGGTCAAGCCGCTGCTCGGCGCCGACTCCATCGGCCTCGAGTTCGTCGGCCGCGAGGCGCTGCCCGGCCTGGAGTTCGACGGCATCCTCGTCCAGCCGCGGATCCGCTTCCGGTACGAGGTGTCGTTCTACTTCGTCGACCGCGCCCTCCAGTACGCCCTGTACGCGCCCCGGCCGGACGAGCGGTGGGTCCTCGAACGGTACGAACCCACGGACGCGGACCGGGAGTTCGCGCAGAAGTTTGTCGACTGGAACACCGTCGGCCACGGCATCCAGCGCGTGGACGCCTGCCGAACCCCGGAGGGCGAGCTGCTCCT
The DNA window shown above is from Streptomyces sp. NBC_01445 and carries:
- a CDS encoding class I SAM-dependent methyltransferase, with the translated sequence MTGSTETAGVTADWRAWQDSWDRQQEWYMPDREERLRVMLDMVEAFAGPTPRVLDLACGTGSITDRLLKRFPGATSVGVDLDPALLAIAEGTFADDDRVTFVTADLKDPHWATRLPHTSYDAVLTATALHWLHNEPLATLYGQIAGLVRDGGVFMNADHMIDDTTPRINAAERAHRHAQMDRAKASGALDWAEWWALAAKDPVLAGPTAERFEIYGEHADGETPSADWHARTLRAAGFGEARPVWRSPSDALVLAVK
- the sodN gene encoding superoxide dismutase, Ni; this encodes MLSRLFAPKVKASAHCDLPCGVYDPAQARIEAESVKAVQDKMAANDDPQFQTRAIIIKEQRAELAKHHVSVLWSDYFKPPHFEKYPELSQLVNDTLKALSAAKASSDPATGQKALDYIAQIDKIFWETKKA
- a CDS encoding CGNR zinc finger domain-containing protein, producing the protein MELAYYSDYAVRLVNSEEPGRGKDSLTTVEAVRDLFGANQSAARRATDADLTRFRGVRARLRSVFEAADGGDETLAVDLLNSLLLEFPVSPQISGHDHRDDDDRPLWHMHLADHPSNATAGYAAIAAMGLAFHLTEYGVDRLGLCEASPCRNAYLDTSTNRSRRYCSDRCATRANVAAYRARKRAEADRSDSTGRSAENAQAATAATDR
- the sodX gene encoding nickel-type superoxide dismutase maturation protease encodes the protein MPETAEETREARVPFQIIEVDGPSMVPTLYPGDWMLVHHGARVRPGDVVILRHPFQQDLLVVKRISERREGGWWVLGDNPDAGGDSEVYGAVPDDLVLAKVRGRLRRRKPWAEGERQRSVAAVAAWAFSALRPVLSDRSASARLRAR